A genome region from Triticum aestivum cultivar Chinese Spring chromosome 2B, IWGSC CS RefSeq v2.1, whole genome shotgun sequence includes the following:
- the LOC123046907 gene encoding transcription factor bHLH112, translating to MGDHQLMYSAPAMHNGGGGGGAVSHGMWWNTNTTAVPAAACSTELAGFNTWPAAQLAAGGGYDMAATDGGKAKSCTTTASSESPGNNSSVTFQETASISDPAAGFTDWNSPYMSNGGAGNMHGFLQVGHHDMSSRTDQQSHMNASSLMNDPSPNNLDLALQGHHHHQHQQAGDHHRQQQLLSSLGAPELLLSPNSPYGFQSSSLLRSLLEPTAKPAPAAGIQQYQYQQMGGQAGVREPLQFTNDAAFWNPSAGFGMAMPAPAAAEQTSVRSVKRSSPAPRGANLALKSVLEGVGDSSSIVTKKANSEPAFKKPRTETPSSLPTFKVRKEKLGDRITALQQLVSPFGKTDTASVLHETIEYIKFLHDQAGVLSAPYLKRGHHQHQVPQYLNLKSSSASPDKSCKDGSGEVSLKGRGLCLVPISSTFAVASDGPVDFWTPFGGQFR from the exons ATGGGAGATCATCAGCTGATGTACTCTGCTCCGGCCATgcacaacggcggcggcggtggcggagctgtCTCACACGGCATGTGGTGGAATACCAACACAAccgcggtgccggcggcggcgtgcTCCACGGAGCTCGCAGGGTTCAACACCTGGCCGGCCGCTCAGCTGGCTGCTGGCGGTGGCTACGACATGGCGGCCACGGACGGCGGCAAGGCCAAGAGCTGCACCACCACGGCCTCCTCCGAGTCGCCCGGGAACAACAGCTCCGTAACCTTCCAAGAAACAGCTAGCATCAGCGACCCGGCAGCCGGCTTCACCGACTGGAATAGCCCTTACAT GAGCAACGGCGGCGCTGGTAACATGCATGGGTTCCTCCAAGTTGGCCACCATGACATGAGCTCAAGAACGGACCAGCAGAGCCACATGAACGCGTCGAGCCTGATGAATGACCCATCACCGAATAACCTAGACCTAGCGCTGcaaggccaccaccaccaccagcaccagCAGGCCGGCGATCACCACCGCCAGCAGCAGCTGTTGTCCAGCCTGGGGGCGCCCGAGCTGCTCCTGTCGCCGAACTCGCCCTACGGGTTCCAGTCGTCGTCGCTGTTGAGGAGCCTCCTGGAGCCGACGGCCAAGCCGGCACCGGCGGCGGGGATTCAGCAGTACCAGTACCAGCAGATGGGCGGGCAGGCAGGGGTCAGGGAGCCGCTCCAGTTCACCAACGACGCGGCGTTCTGGAACCCGTCTGCCGGGTTCGGCATGGCGATGCCAGCGCCGGCGGCGGCTGAGCAGACTAGCGTGCGTTCGGTGAAACGATCCTCGCCGGCGCCGCGTGGGGCAAACCTTGCACTAAAG AGTGTGTTAGAAGGAGTGGGGGACTCTAGCTCGATCGTTACCAAGAAGGCGAACAGCGAGCCGGCATTCAAGAAGCCGAGAACGGAGACACCGTCGTCATTGCCGACCTTCAAG GTTAGGAAGGAGAAGCTAGGGGACAGGATCACGGCACTCCAACAGCTCGTCTCTCCTTTCGGAAAG ACGGATACGGCGTCGGTGCTCCATGAGACCATCGAGTACATCAAGTTCCTCCACGACCAGGCTGGT GTGCTTAGTGCTCCATACTTGAAGAGGGGCCATCATCAGCATCAAGTGCCACAGTACCTCAACCTCAAG AGCTCGAGTGCTAGCCCTGACAAGTCGTGCAAGGATGGCAGCGGCGAGGTGTCGCTCAAGGGCCGGGGGCTGTGCCTGGTGCCGATATCGAGCACGTTCGCGGTGGCCAGCGATGGGCCCGTCGACTTCTGGACTCCCTTCGGCGGCCAGTTTAGGTAG
- the LOC123046908 gene encoding G-type lectin S-receptor-like serine/threonine-protein kinase B120 — MTPLPVFVLLSLVCFCISDDRLTTAKLLNARDKLVSSGGVFALGFFTPANSTVDTYIGIWYNKIPQPTYVWVANRDNPIKNGSPGKLVMSSNSDLVLSDSQGRTLWTTTNNFTSATTGTAAILFDSGNLVIQLPNGKHIWQSFDYPTDTALPDMVLPLSTNDGILRRLVAWKGPDDPGTSDYSMGGDSSSDLQVVIWNGTRPYWRRSAWDGSLVSGLYQSITGFILTEIIVDRGGELYMTFTVSQGSPSLRMMLDYKGTFKFLAWNSNSSSWEAFIEHPSPICERYAYCGPFGYCDAAETVPKCNCLSGFEPDGVNFSRGCRRKEDLKCGNNDIFSTLRGMKTPDKFLYVRNRSFDQCTEECKRNCSCSAYAYANLNNGSGAADQSRCLIWLGGLVDMAKFRDGGGGEDLYLRLASSTVDKEINVLKIILPIVASLLILASICLVWICKSRVSGKRRIKEIKNKHTRQHLQNSKLNELENESIDLPYICFEDIVTATDNFSDYKLLGKGGFGKVYKGLLGGGGKEVAVKRLSKSSGQGADEFRNEVVLIAKLQHRNLVRLLGYCTHEDEKLLIYEYLPNKSLDAFLFDATRNSVLDWLTRFKVIKGIARGLLYLHQDSRLTIIHRDLKASNVLLDAEMNPKISDFGMARIFGGNEQQANTIRIVGTYGYMSPEYAMEGSFSVKSDTYSFGVLLLEIVSGLKISSAHFMTDFTNLIAYAWSLWKDGNARELVDSSIVENCPPHEVLRCIHLGLLCVQDNPNARPLMSSTVFMLENETALLPTPKEPLYFRGRYDEVEDQRDTMGITLNKMTITMQEGR, encoded by the exons ATGACTCCCCTCCCAGTTTTCGTCCTCCTGTCATTGGTTTGTTTCTGCATATCCGATGACCGCCTTACTACCGCAAAACTGCTCAATGCCCGCGACAAGCTCGTTTCGAGCGGCGGTGTCTTTGCTCTTGGCTTCTTCACCCCGGCAAACTCAACTGTGGACACATACATCGGCATATGGTACAACAAGATTCCCCAGCCCACTTATGTGTGGGTTGCTAACCGCGACAACCCAATCAAGAATGGTTCTCCTGGGAAGCTGGTTATGAGCAGCAACTCTGACCTTGTCTTGTCTGACTCCCAAGGCCGCACTCTCTGGACAACTACAAACAACTTCACATCCGCAACCACGGGAACTGCTGCTATACTGTTTGACTCCGGAAACTTGGTCATCCAGTTGCCGAACGGCAAACACATATGGCAGAGCTTCGATTACCCAACCGACACCGCCCTCCCTGACATGGTTTTACCACTGAGCACAAATGATGGTATCTTGAGGCGCCTCGTTGCTTGGAAGGGCCCTGATGACCCGGGCACCAGCGACTACTCCATGGGTGGTGACTCCAGCTCAGACCTCCAGGTTGTCATCTGGAATGGGACGAGACCATATTGGCGCAGATCAGCGTGGGATGGGTCATTGGTCTCTGGCCTGTATCAAAGCATTACTGGCTTCATCTTAACTGAAATAATTGTCGACAGAGGGGGTGAGTTATACATGACATTCACCGTCTCCCAGGGATCACCAAGCCTGCGCATGATGCTGGACTACAAGGGCACTTTTAAATTTCTGGCGTGGAACAGCAACTCATCATCATGGGAGGCTTTCATAGAGCATCCTAGTCCTATCTGTGAACGCTACGCCTATTGCGGACCATTTGGCTACTGTGATGCCGCTGAAACAGTTCCGAAATGCAACTGCCTCAGTGGGTTTGAGCCTGATGGCGTTAACTTCTCCAGAGGGTGTCGGAGAAAGGAGGATCTGAAATGTGGTAATAACGATATTTTCTCGACCCTGAGAGGTATGAAGACACCCGACAAGTTCTTGTATGTCAGGAATAGAAGCTTTGACCAATGCACAGAAGAGTGCAAACGCAATTGCTCTTGCTCCGCATATGCTTATGCTAACCTGAATAATGGAAGTGGGGCTGCGGACCAGTCAAGGTGCTTAATTTGGTTGGGAGGACTTGTCGACATGGCGAAATttcgtgatggtggtggtggtgaggacCTGTACCTCCGCCTTGCCAGTTCAACAG TTGACAAGGAGATTAATGTATTGAAGATTATACTCCCAATAGTGGCTAGTCTGCTGATACTTGCATCCATCTGCCTTGTGTGGATATGCAAGTCAAGAG TGTCAGGTAAACGACGAATCAAGGAGATTAAGAACAAACATACACGACAGCACCTGCAAAATTCCAAATTGAACGAACTTGAGAATGAAAGTATAGACCTTCCATATATCTGCTTTGAAGACATTGTTACTGCAACAGACAATTTCTCAGACTACAAATTGCTTGGGAAAGGTGGCTTTGGAAAAGTTTACAAG GGACTATTAGGAGGTGGTGGCAAGGAAGTTGCTGTCAAAAGGCTTAGTAAAAGTTCCGGCCAAGGGGCCGACGAGTTTAGAAATGAAGTTGTTCTAATTGCCAAATTACAGCATAGAAACTTAGTTAGACTTCTTGGTTACTGCACTCATGAAGATGAGAAGTTATTGATATATGAATACTTACCTAACAAAAGCTTGGATGCCTTCCTTTTTG atGCAACAAGAAATTCTGTGCTTGATTGGCTGACTCGGTTCAAGGTAATTAAAGGGATAGCGAGAGGGCTTCTTTATCTCCACCAAGATTCAAGGTTAACAATAATTCACAGGGATCTCAAAGCAAGCAATGTCTTGTTAGATGCAGAAATGAACCCTAAAATATCAGATTTTGGTATGGCAAGGATATTTGGAGGAAATGAGCAACAAGCGAACACTATCCGCATTGTTGGGACGTA TGGTTACATGTCTCCTGAATATGCAATGGAAGGTTCCTTTTCTGTCAAGTCTGACACGTATAGCTTTGGCGTTCTACTGTTGGAGATTGTAAGCGGGTTAAAGATCAGTTCAGCCCATTTCATGACAGACTTTACAAACCTTATAGCTTAC GCCTGGAGCTTATGGAAAGATGGAAATGCAAGAGAATTGGTGGACTCGTCCATTGTGGAGAACTGTCCACCTCATGAAGTTCTACGATGTATTCATCTAGGTCTCTTGTGTGTTCAAGACAATCCAAATGCCAGGCCGCTCATGTCATCCACTGTGTTCATGCTAGAAAATGAAACGGCCCTGCTTCCTACTCCGAAGGAGCCTCTATACTTTAGGGGACGATATGATGAGGTTGAAGACCAAAGAGATACCATGGGAATAACCCTGAATAAGATGACTATCACTATGCAAGAGGGGCGTTAG